The Hordeum vulgare subsp. vulgare chromosome 7H, MorexV3_pseudomolecules_assembly, whole genome shotgun sequence DNA window CATGTATGGCATTCAGCGATCGTGGTACCTGTCGCACATGTACTGCGGGCAGGGTCGGAAGCCCTGTTCAACGCCGTGCCCGGGCTGGACGGGCTGCCCGGCTCGGTGTCCCTGGAGCTGGGCACCAGGCCAGGGTGCTTTGTGACGGCCCCCCAGCGGCGCAAGGGGCTACAGCGCCGGCGACAAGGCCCAGGTCGGCTGCCTGACCAGCTGCGGCAGCCGCAACACGGCGTTCCGGAAGGCGGTGAGCTTCACGCAGGCGGCGCCACTGCGGCGGTACCACCCGCTGAGCTTCATGGCGAAGGGCACGGAGAGGAGCTTCGTGCTGGAGCCGCTGCGGAGCCTCCAGGACGAGTTCTACACCGTCTACTTCAACCTgttcaccgccgccgccgacagcTGAAACGCGGCGCTGAACAACTGCCGATCCTCCATGTGACTATGTGAGACTGGGAGGGCAGACAGACCAAAGCTTCAGAGAGTGGCGGCAGTCTGGCTCTGGCAGTGACAGAGACACATGCGCTACGGCTACACAATTACTACCGGTACCGTTGGAGTAGTATCTCCCATCAccaaaacatgaaaacaatagtaatgCTGTTGTGTTGCATGTTCCTTGAGTGAAAACAGTGCTCTTGCATCTTGATGtgcgatagagagagagagagagagggagcccGATGTGGTTGAGATTTCTAGAGGTTGGTTAAGATCTCGATCAATGCGCCTCACTTGCATAcattcatgtgtgtgtgtgacataAATGTCGTCCAGTTAGGtacatatatatcatatatggtaGCATTATTGTTCATGTGGACGTGTGGTACAATACAATCCTCGATATATAGGCACATAGTAGTATAGCGTACCGTGATGCACACAGTGTGTTGTGGTCACGAGACGAGAGCTTTTGGCCGCCCAAGCAAGAATCTTCAACCCCCAACCACAGATAAAGAAGAGAAGGAAGTAAAAACGCCGGCCATCACATTCAAAATCGTTTTCTACCGCGGGCTGAGCTAGCTTGCCTTGTACTGGTGCGCCGCTACTTACATCACGGGAATGCAACGTGACAAAGGGGACGCAATGTGACAAGGCGCCGTGTGTGCATCACGTGATGGATCGCCGAGTAAACGataagccagccagccagccgagGCCTCgtatactcctcctcctcctgcagtgTTTGACTGTGCGTCGTCCGTCCGCTCGTTACTTCCTTCGTTTGTTTCGTATATCGTATAATAAAGCAGCACAATAAATTTCTTCTTGTCTCGAGACTTAAACGCTGTCCTTTTCCTGTGGACTGTGGTCACGCTCGCACGGGCGCCGGCGATAAAAGCTTCCGAGGTTTCCGCCCACAGCCACACCGCCGCTCCATCCGATCCGTTTGCGTGTTTTGGGAGTGGTTGCGGAGTGGAGTGGAGTGGTGGTCGCTGAGCCAGGGGGGGTGCCTTATCTTGGCAATGGCCCCGGCGCCGCCGTTGGtgatggcgacggcgacggcattggtgctgttgttgtcgtcCGTGGCGGTGATGGCGAAGGAGTGCACGAACGTGCCGACGCAGCTGTCGTCGCACACGGTGCGGGCGCGGCTGCAGAACACGCCGGGGGCGGAGGAGTGGCGGTGGCGGGAGCTGTTCCACGACCACCTCAACCCCACCGACGAGTCCGCGTGGATGGACCTCCTCCCCCTGAGCGCCGGCAGCAGCGCCGCCGAGGAGTTCGACTGGGCGATGCTGTACCGGACGCTCAAGGGCGGCGTCGGCTCGTCGGAGCCGGGCGCCggagcgtcgtcgtcgtcgtcgttcctgGAGGAGGCGTCGCTGCACGACGTGCGGCtggacgccggcgacgaggtgtacGGGCGCGCGCAGCAGACCAACCTCGAGTACCTGCTGCTCCTGGACGTGGACCGGCTGGTGTGGAGCTTCCGGAGGCAGGCCGGGCTGCCGGCGCCCGGGGCGCCCTACGGCGGCTGGGAGGGCGCCGACGTCGAGCTCCGGGGCCACTTCGTCGGTACGTTACGCGCATCACATAACTAACCCAACCGTAGCCAGTGCATTATCCTATCAAATTCTAGTGTATGCGGTTCACGCTCGCCATTCGTGGAGGTCGTGGGAAAATTAACCCGTTCTTTGTAGAATTCCCATGAGACTCCTGCGCTGGCTCTCGTAAAGCAGATGTTCCCTAACTACCGTGCATGATTGTTTGGGTTGGATTGGATGGAGGACGAGGCTGTTGATGGTTCCGGCCTGTATATCATCAGATGGGCCGTGGGGTTCAGGGTTGGATAGAGTTTTGGCCCACGAAGAGAAGAGATCGGCTGGCTTTTCTACTAACCACAATTCTTCGATGGCAACATTTGCGGAGTGTCTTTGTTTGCTTATCAATTTATTAGGCTTTTTTATTTGTTTGGATGGTTCTGGAATCTATTAATGTTGGAGCCAACTTGCTTAATGTAGCTTTTTTTTTACATTAGTCGAAGTCAGACACGATTCTTTTATAATTAACTGAAACCATAGACGTCTTTTAGCTGAAAACACAGTAGTTTTTTTTCGGGTAAATAGTACATGATTGTAGCTAGACTAACATTTTCACTTGGTGATTGTAGAGGAAAAATAATTCTTTCACGGGGTGAAATTGGGTTCAAACAAGGCATATCATGGttgtatacttcctccgttcaaattattaatTTTTAAAATGTCAATTAAGAACATAAAGAATatagcataaaaataaaaatcagccCAGGATTTTCTAAAACTAAATTGGCCAAGGATTTTTTAAAAGTTTAAAAAAAAATCCACGAAAGTAGTACAATAAATAATAATCGAGCCAAATGGAGCGGCAATTCACGTCGCATACACTGCAATGCAGGGCACTACCTGAGCGCGGCGGCCAAGATGTGGGCGAGCACGCACAACGGCACGCTCGCCGGCAAGATGTCCGCCGTGGTGGACGCCCTCCACGCGTGCCAGCAGGCGCCGGCCAACGGTGGCGCCGGCTACCTCTCCGCCTTCCCCGCCGAGTTCTTCGACCGCTTCGAGGCCATCAAGCCCGTCTGGGCTCCATACTACACCATCCACAAGGTACACCCTCTCATCTGCCATCTCTCTTCCAAAACTGTAGTGGGTGAGCTCTGAGACTGAAGACTGAACGTTTCTTCCTGGCGACCGGGGGGCAGATCATGCAGGGCCTTCTGGACCAATACACGGTGGCCGGCAACGGCAAGGCGCTGGCCATGGTGGTCGCCATGGCAGGCTACTTCGGCGAGCGCGTGAGGAGCGTGATACATCGGCACAGCATCGAGCGGCACTGGACGTCCCTCAACGAGGAGACCGGTGGCATGAACGACGTGCTCTACCAGCTCTACGCCATCACGGTTCCTGCCACCATCACCATCTCTTGTGCTACGTGTGTTCATGGCTTCATGCTGCCTCTGACTCTGATGCTGACACGTTCTGTTCCGTTTGCCAGAATGATCAGCGGCACCTGGTGCTCGCCCATCTCTTCGACAAGCCGTGCTTCCTGGGATTGCTTGCAGTTCAGGTCTGATCAGCTTCCTTTTGCCCTGGGTGGCTTTCTGATTATCTGATGCTTGCTCTGCATTTTGTTCATGGTTTACTAAACACACTCGACTCGAAGCAATAGCATGAGCTACATGTTCTGAATGGTGTGCCTTCTTCCCGTTTCCTATCCAGGCTGACAGTCTTTCGGATTTCCACGCCAACACGCATATTCCGATCGTCGTCGGCGGGCAAATGAGATACGAGGTTACCGGTGATCCTCTCTACAAGGTAAAAGTTGCTCCAAGTCTACATTTTCTGGAGTTTTAAGTGTGAATTTGTTTCAGCATGAGTTGATCCGGGTGACAGTGAGACTGACAGTAACATTCGTGAAACAGGAAATTGCAACATTCTTCATGAACGTAGTGAACTCTTCCCACAGCTACGCAACCGGTGGCACGTCCGTCAGTGAATTCTGGTAACGGATTTCTAGAATGATGGCAGAAGTTTACAACGTGCCTTCTGTCAGGAGTTCCATTTTTGAAATGCTTTTGCCAGGTTCGATCCGAAGCGTTTGGCCGAGACTCTGACCACCGAGAACGAGGAATCCTGCACTACATACAACATGCTAAAGGTGATctacaccatcatcatcttctGATCACCAAAATAACTCACCATCCCAAGAATCTCTGTGCTAAAGAAATTCTGCAGGTATGTCGCCACCTCTTCAGATGGACGAAAGAGATCGCGTACGCGGACTACTACGAGCGCGCGCTGATAAACGGCGTCCTGAGCATCCAGAGAGGGAGGGACCCCGGCGTCATGATCTACATGCTGCCCCAGGGCCCAGGAAGATCGAAGGCACTGAGCTACCATGGCTGGGGAACGCAGTATGATTCGTTCTGGTGCTGCTATGGGACTGGTAAGTGGCAGGCAGATCTCTAGGTTTCAGAACTGGCAACGGAGATGACACTGAATTGTTGTCTGGCCTGTTATCTGCAGGGATAGAGTcattttccaagcttggggactCGATCTACTTTGAAGAGAAAGGCGGCAAACCGGCGCTATATCTCGTTCAGTACATACCGAGCACGTTCAACTGGAGATCTGTGGGTCTTACCGTCACTCAGACACTTAAGCCCCTCAGCTCATCTGACCAGAATCTTCAGGTTTCGCTCTCCATATCTGCAAAGGTAAAGCAAAAAGACTTTTTCCATGATGATTCGCTGGAAAGGATAAGGGTTTAGTCAATTTGCTTTATGCCGTGCAGACGAACGGCCAGTACGCGACGGTGAATGTGAGAATTCCGTCGTGGGCATCTTCGAATGGCGCGAAAGCAACGTTGAATGGCAAAGATCTGACAATGGCATCTCCAGGTATGTTTTTCACAGGCCAGAAAGGTTTGGCAAATGTTGGATGAAACAGTGGCTTGATTGTTCTAGCTCGATCTTTGATTTATCAGGAACTTTTCTCTCGGTCACGAAGCAGTGGGGTGGTGGTGATCACCTGGCACTCCAGCTGCCTATTAGACTGAGGACAGAAGCTATAAAAGGTCTGAAGTCTTTCACTTTTTTTTTCTTAACTGTATATCAATGTATTTCTAGagtgaacttatcaaactcactaTTACAAACTCCAGATGATCGGCCGGAGTATGCATCTCTCCAAGCAGTCCTCTTCGGGCCCTTCCTCCTCGCCGGCCTCACCACCGGAGACTGGGACGCCAAGACCGGCGGCGGCGCCATCTCGGAATGGATCACCGCTATCCCGGCAACGTACAACTCCCAGCTGGTGACGCTGACGCAGGAATCCGGCAACAGCACCTTGGTCCTGTCCCTCCTGTCGACCGCGAAAGCCACCTCCC harbors:
- the LOC123410664 gene encoding uncharacterized protein LOC123410664, translating into MAPAPPLVMATATALVLLLSSVAVMAKECTNVPTQLSSHTVRARLQNTPGAEEWRWRELFHDHLNPTDESAWMDLLPLSAGSSAAEEFDWAMLYRTLKGGVGSSEPGAGASSSSSFLEEASLHDVRLDAGDEVYGRAQQTNLEYLLLLDVDRLVWSFRRQAGLPAPGAPYGGWEGADVELRGHFVGHYLSAAAKMWASTHNGTLAGKMSAVVDALHACQQAPANGGAGYLSAFPAEFFDRFEAIKPVWAPYYTIHKIMQGLLDQYTVAGNGKALAMVVAMAGYFGERVRSVIHRHSIERHWTSLNEETGGMNDVLYQLYAITNDQRHLVLAHLFDKPCFLGLLAVQADSLSDFHANTHIPIVVGGQMRYEVTGDPLYKEIATFFMNVVNSSHSYATGGTSVSEFWFDPKRLAETLTTENEESCTTYNMLKVCRHLFRWTKEIAYADYYERALINGVLSIQRGRDPGVMIYMLPQGPGRSKALSYHGWGTQYDSFWCCYGTGIESFSKLGDSIYFEEKGGKPALYLVQYIPSTFNWRSVGLTVTQTLKPLSSSDQNLQVSLSISAKTNGQYATVNVRIPSWASSNGAKATLNGKDLTMASPGTFLSVTKQWGGGDHLALQLPIRLRTEAIKDDRPEYASLQAVLFGPFLLAGLTTGDWDAKTGGGAISEWITAIPATYNSQLVTLTQESGNSTLVLSLLSTAKATSLTMQPRPEGGGTDAAVHATFRLVTQGQGTPPMGERRHATNATAALASAVIEPFDMPGMAVTNSLTLSAEKGPSSLFNVVPGLDGQPGSVSLELGARPGCFLVTAGAKANVQVGCGGGGTGFSRQAASFARAEPLRRYHPISFAAKGARRSFLLEPLFTLRDEFYTVYFNLGT